A region from the Saccharomonospora azurea NA-128 genome encodes:
- a CDS encoding ABC transporter ATP-binding protein — translation MTTPLLTGRDLHKTFGRTQALQGAHVDVHAGEILAVMGPSGSGKSTLLHCLAGIIAPDSGTIHYQGRDLVAMDDGERSALRRTEFGFVFQFGQLVPELTLLENVALPLRLAGIRRKAAESTARQWLDRLEVGELGQRRPGDVSGGQGQRVAVARALVTEPKVVFADEPTGALDSFNGEKVMQLLTEAARETGAAVVLVTHEARVAAHSDREIVVRDGRAGHPELVA, via the coding sequence GTGACCACACCACTGCTGACGGGCCGCGACCTGCACAAGACGTTCGGTCGCACCCAGGCGCTGCAGGGCGCCCACGTCGACGTCCACGCGGGCGAGATCCTGGCGGTGATGGGGCCGTCCGGCTCCGGCAAGTCGACACTGCTGCACTGCCTCGCCGGCATCATCGCGCCGGACTCGGGCACGATCCACTACCAGGGCCGTGACCTGGTGGCGATGGACGACGGCGAGCGCAGCGCGTTGCGCCGCACCGAGTTCGGGTTCGTCTTCCAGTTCGGTCAGCTCGTGCCCGAGCTGACCCTGTTGGAGAACGTCGCGTTGCCGCTGCGCCTGGCTGGGATCCGGCGCAAGGCCGCGGAGTCCACCGCCCGGCAGTGGCTCGATCGCCTCGAGGTGGGCGAGCTGGGGCAGCGCCGACCGGGCGACGTCTCCGGTGGTCAGGGGCAGCGGGTCGCGGTGGCGAGGGCGCTCGTGACCGAGCCGAAGGTCGTGTTCGCCGACGAACCGACCGGAGCGCTGGACTCGTTCAACGGCGAGAAGGTCATGCAACTACTGACCGAGGCCGCGCGGGAGACCGGAGCGGCCGTCGTCCTGGTCACCCACGAGGCGCGGGTGGCCGCGCACTCCGACCGCGAGATCGTCGTGCGCGACGGCCGAGCGGGTCACCCGGAGCTCGTGGCATGA
- a CDS encoding PadR family transcriptional regulator, with the protein MSVSRTLLALLEPGPRHGYDLKRAYDERFAQGKPLAYGQVYSTLSRLLRNGLVEEAGVEQGSGPDRKRYTITDAGVTDLNAWLATPEDPQPYLQNTLYTKVVLALLSGRSAHDILDTQRAAHLRVMRELTRRKSSGDLADQLICDHALFHLEADLRWLELTAARLDALKKAVNP; encoded by the coding sequence ATGTCGGTGTCCCGCACGCTCCTCGCACTGCTGGAGCCAGGGCCACGCCACGGCTACGACCTCAAACGGGCCTACGACGAGCGCTTCGCCCAGGGCAAGCCGCTCGCCTACGGCCAGGTCTACTCGACGCTGTCCCGCCTGCTGCGCAACGGACTCGTCGAGGAGGCCGGGGTCGAGCAGGGTTCGGGCCCCGACCGCAAGCGCTACACCATCACCGACGCCGGGGTGACGGACCTCAACGCGTGGCTGGCCACGCCGGAGGATCCACAGCCCTACCTGCAGAACACGCTCTACACCAAGGTCGTCCTCGCGCTGCTGTCCGGACGCAGCGCCCACGACATCCTCGACACCCAGCGCGCGGCCCACCTGCGGGTGATGCGGGAACTGACCCGGCGCAAGAGCAGCGGCGATCTCGCCGACCAGCTCATCTGCGACCACGCCCTGTTCCACCTGGAAGCCGACCTGCGCTGGCTCGAACTGACGGCCGCCCGGCTCGACGCACTGAAGAAGGCGGTGAACCCGTGA
- a CDS encoding ArsR/SmtB family transcription factor, which translates to MPVPLYQAKADFFRMLGHPVRIRVLELLQDGPKSVRDLRTAIDIEAPSLSQQLAVLRRSGIVTATRDGATVVYALAGGDVAELMRAARRILTDMLTGQNELLDELRAEEAR; encoded by the coding sequence GTGCCCGTTCCGCTCTATCAGGCGAAGGCCGATTTCTTCCGCATGCTCGGCCACCCGGTTCGCATCCGCGTTCTCGAACTGCTCCAGGACGGGCCGAAGTCGGTGCGGGACCTGCGCACCGCCATCGACATCGAGGCGCCCAGCCTCTCGCAGCAGTTGGCCGTACTGCGCCGCTCCGGCATCGTCACCGCCACCCGCGACGGCGCCACGGTCGTCTACGCACTCGCCGGCGGCGACGTCGCCGAACTCATGCGTGCCGCCCGCCGCATCCTCACCGACATGCTGACCGGCCAGAACGAACTGCTCGACGAACTCCGCGCGGAAGAGGCCCGATGA